The window AAAAACAGTCCTGGGTAGGACAAGTAGCCTACAACTTGTATGCACAATTTCTTTCTTACTTGGAAACAATCACTCAAAATAGAAGGTAAAATTGTTTCCATACTCTACCAAAATTGCTCCTAAATTGAACACAAAACATGCTTCAAGAAGTTGCTCTCCAGCCAAAATGAATAAAActgcacatttttctaaatcaacTTCCTACGTGTACCTGCAAAAGAGCCACAAATGAGGAGACCAGGTCATTGATGCCAGAACTGGACTTTTTGGTCAGTTCCACTGTCTTTAGACTGCCCTGCCAAGAAACGGCTCCCATCATCAATTAGATTCAATCGAAGTGAACATATTAAAGATGCAACAACAGCAAGTAAATTTAACAACAGTAAAGTACTAAACATGACAAAGTTAACAGACCCATCAACGCAGCAAAGCATGTTGAGCTCTTGCGCAAGACAGTCAAGTAGAGGAAGTACAACTGGAACCTCCCACCTTGCATCAATATACTGTACATCTCCCGGCAAGGAATACCCTTGGCCCTGCTTGAATTAAACTCGTGTAGTCAAAATTAGTGCATGGACCTAACTCAAACAGAAAGATTTtcaagtagaaaaagaaaagcagcTTGTAATAAGTAGCAGTGAAATCTCAAACAACAAGATAATTCATCATAAGATTCCATAGCTACCCTAGCTATTTTTTAGCTCTTAATAGAGGTGTCTACTGAAAGATAATGACGCCCCTCTTTCTCCCCTTCAAGCATCCCAGTTTTCCCTGCAGAGAGTAGTTCCACTCTTGACTTTGTCTGAACGATAAATAAAAGTGTGCATGGCAAGCTCTTACTTAATAATccaataaaaatgatattattgTGGACAAATTGTAAGAATCACTTTTGAACCATGGTGGTAACTGGAATTATATCCTCGAGTTTCAATGGTAAATATTAAGCCGCCCACAAACTTACACTGGTTACAGAAATTGGACCCTCGAATGCTAAAAGTCAAACCCTCAAACTTGAGCATTTGTTACAATTTCTACAACTACGTGAGTTTGagggtttaatttttacaGGATTTTTTTTGCATGGAAACAGATTTTTGTATAAGCAAAGTGTTTGCTTGCCATATTACTGGATCTTATTTACATAATATCCTCAAGATCTAAGATTGAAGCATAGACCAATTGTTCTGTTCTATCTCAAATAACAGAGTTCTCGTATCCATGTACCCTTAACAGTCAATGCATCAACCTTCTAACCTTCCTTCTGGTTATTCATTATCATGACTCTAAAAATTCTAGTGACTCAACTTCCAAAATAGACCcttaaaatacaaatcaatattagagggggggggggggggggggggggggggggggcgTAACAAACGAAGGAAGACCTTAACCGTAGACGAAATCACATGGCATGCAATCCTTGAAGTACATGTTCCAACTAGAAGTCTGTTGTACCCATTTTCAGCTGCAATCTGCACAACAAACAACAGGCTGAGAATTTCCCCCTCTTTCACTGCAAGCTAAATGAAGGAACAATTGAGGGGCAAACTTTTTGCAAGGATAACATCCGCAAATATGAGATAAGGTCTTCTTTTCCTGTGACGTCATTGACTGCATCTAACAGCTTCTTCAACTTCTCCCTTccatcattcaaatttgaagaGTATACACTCTCAATTTGAACAATATGCAAATTTTTTCTTGGTTGACAGAGACTTGACACAACCGATTGGATGGTTTGAACTGTTTTGTCTATCTCGTCCGAAGGGATAGAACAAGCAGCAGTTTCATTGATATAAGCAACTCCGACACCAAAAACTTGCAGTGATCTATCCCTACTtgcttcaaaattattgtgtgCTTTTACTTGCATTTCATGAACAAACTGCAAAGCCACCCTGGAAGTGATTGGGAAGGGAGGTTAAGTCGATCACGAATAACATCAAAACATTACAAACTCATTGGCACTATAGATTCTAACAAAAAATTCAGCCGTAAAATCTATTATGCCCACTAGCAACGTCCAAATATTCGTCCAtccatacatacatacacaatatatataaataagagaaaatacCTGGAACAAGGGCCTCCAGAGAACGCAACAAGCACTTTATCAGAAGGAGAGATCATGGCGTTAGAGGTTACAGCCTGCCGGAACTTAGCAAACAAGTTGCTCCGAAAGCAATCACTGCAAAATCGTCCATCGTCTCCTACTCCGGAGGTAGACATACGTTCCTTGGACTTACATTTAAAGCAGAGATTCGTATTACTATTGTCGTCTTTCGTGATAACTCGACGAGCCTCCATGGCAGCTGGTGTATCGGGCCTGCTTGAAGGAGGTGAATCTTGTTCGATTGTATGTTCATCATGTTGATTTCTGTAGCAGTTGGACTGGCAGGCTGAGGAATTACATGCCATGAATGGTAGAGATTAAAACGCCTCAAGATTCAGAGCGACAAATCTTCTTCGTTCCAAGCTTTCAAATTGTGTAAACGCTTCCCACCAGGGTTtatctaaaacctaaaaaaatggttacatTTTACTTTAACATTTACAccaatatcaatttattttatttagaacaTTAATTTAGCTCAactaacatatttatttagcTAACATCCGTTTAGCTCAACTGAAAGCTGATATCAGTACATATCAAACACTAAACTCGTTTCTATCttgattttcaatatttttaatttatgcatttaaatattttgatagtACCAATACTTGTGTGATGAGAAAGTGAATTCAAAGCCAAGACTGTTGTCAATAGTGCTAACTTtgttaatttagtaaaatataagTTAATACTTTAccatagtttttaaaaagatgtatatatatagtatagatTTTCCATTTAATAATAGTAACCTTATTTCATATTGTTATTTATCCTCCAATTTTAATAGATCAATAATGGTTGTGAAATCATGAACTTccattaaatttgtatgatgGGAGTTTTAGAGGTGTGCTCAAATGGGCTTAGCTCGACCGTAATTGAGATGGTATTTCATCACAAAAGcgaaatatttgattttatcacaattgttgtactaaaaaaaataaaagatgcaATATCTACTATATGTATTAGTCTTTTTGGATATGTCTTTGTTTACATTGACTCTTAGTTTGTTAATCTTTTTGGATTATTAGTTTTTGATTTGTAGATCATTTTGGACTATCAATGTttggtttattattgttattttcacTAGTCTATTGAACTATGTAGGCATTGGCCGGTTGATGTTCATGTCAATTGAAGTCTTGCACATTTCAAACGTCTTTTGTTTGTCTTCGAACTCCACAAATCTTCaagatattttattgttgttcttcaaactatttatatcatatttttttatttaaggaGGATTCAATCTTTTGAGAGATTAGAGAATTATCAAcgaattgtttttttagttgaatatGTAGGTTGGTGGAATTGAATTTCAACTTTCTCTGATAATAATTCATATTGTATGTTAGTTGAATTACGCTCTTGTTAGTAATATTTTgtcttttgaatatttaagtGAGTGACATAtctcttatttatattttttttctatggaTATTAGATAGAGAGTTCAAATCTTTAACATCTTAGTTAACAAATCATATTTGATGTCAAATGAGTTATACTATTGTCGACAATGTTCcaccttttaaattttaagtgaaATGACAACTATCTCtcttatatataaagtttacCAACAAGTGCTACGTGCAACTTAGGATCAATCGACTTTGGACTTAATTCACTTTAGGTTTTAGCTTTGTTTTTTCGGCATAACTCATAGCCAAActttcattaaaagaaaaaaaaaattgttccttttttttttttttggttagttttaagaacaaaaaagacaaGGACaacagtaattttttttaaaacaaaggtTGAATGGAGCGAGGGTAATCACTAACAATAACATTGGTCATAGAGGACAATATTCTTCTAActacaatttcaaaatttatatgataatCAACTCTTATAAGTTTGGTCACTCGTGGAACATAGCATGAAAAATATCGAGTTTGTGAGAGACATTATGTTATAGATAATTTTATATGTAGGAAAAAAACTCATAGACAGAGTCATAAAAGgataaaatcacaaaatttgCTCAATCTCAAATCGACTCAATACAAGTCAAGTCTAAAATATGTCCATGCGATTCAATTGGCCTAAAGCACGAGCCAAGGTGAATTTGCTCcacgagtttttttttttttttttcttgaaagaaGTTGCTCCACAAGTTGGAGTTTATGTTCTACTAGGCCTTGATTCTAGCTTTACaaagtattaaaaaacaaaacaaaaaaaacaaggtCTCACCCATAATAAGAGAACATTAAAGTCTTATATCCACATAGCTTATACCATAAACATAATATCATTTGAAGATAATTTctcacaaaaagaaagaaaaaatgtgacCATGAAAAAGCGAGCGAGTAGGACCCACACCCATATGACGTGGCAAGTAATATACCAAATAAatggataaaataaaataaaatgtaattgaGAACAAAGGCTCGTCGGCCATTGCCAATCTCCATTGCTCAGCACATTTTTCAGCCTCAATTGCCAAATCCTTCTGTTCTTCCTCTCTCAGCctagagagagaagagagccGGCCGGAGTAGAGCAGCCATGGAAATGGTAATGAGCTTCAACAGTTCTTCTTCAATCTCTTCCCCGCTGCTTTACCCCAAACTCAAACTTGGAAGAACCTTCACTCCTTTAATTCACCACCTTGATTGTCTGAGTTCCTCCTCCAGGACCTCAGTTTCATTGCCCAAACAAGCTCTGAAGTTTCGCTCCAAAACCCCAGTTCGAAGTCCGGTCAAATGCTCCGTCTCTCAGACCACAGAAGCTCGCACTGgtacttctctctctctctctctcgctgcgtttgttttctttgtccATTTATCGGCTTGTTACAGTTTGGCGCGGTTTTTTTGTCGTTTCTTAGCACTTG of the Cucumis sativus cultivar 9930 chromosome 3, Cucumber_9930_V3, whole genome shotgun sequence genome contains:
- the LOC101213171 gene encoding cytoplasmic tRNA 2-thiolation protein 2 — encoded protein: MACNSSACQSNCYRNQHDEHTIEQDSPPSSRPDTPAAMEARRVITKDDNSNTNLCFKCKSKERMSTSGVGDDGRFCSDCFRSNLFAKFRQAVTSNAMISPSDKVLVAFSGGPCSRVALQFVHEMQVKAHNNFEASRDRSLQVFGVGVAYINETAACSIPSDEIDKTVQTIQSVVSSLCQPRKNLHIVQIESVYSSNLNDGREKLKKLLDAVNDVTGKEDLISYLRMLSLQKIAAENGYNRLLVGTCTSRIACHVISSTVKGQGYSLPGDVQYIDARWEVPVVLPLLDCLAQELNMLCCVDGLKTVELTKKSSSGINDLVSSFVALLQVENPSRESTIVRTAGKLTPFNFSRIPDLNESNNVPLATKRRQQRNNFKHVNSLSSESFCAVCNGPLNTSDVLTRHAGSSILGACCSSCQFQILPKDSSSQELFLSLLPPSMVARATHGSLGNSNSLRKKIQEFLLSDDEAES